A stretch of the Lolium perenne isolate Kyuss_39 chromosome 3, Kyuss_2.0, whole genome shotgun sequence genome encodes the following:
- the LOC127342580 gene encoding gamma carbonic anhydrase 1, mitochondrial, translating to MAKAFYAVGFWIRETGQALDRLGCRLQGNYFFHEQISRHRTLMNIVDKGPHVHREAFVAPSASLTGDVQVGQGSSIWYGCVLRGDANNVQIGSGTNIQDNSVVHVAKSNLSGKVFPTIIGDNVTVGHSAVLQGCTVEDEAFVGMGATLLDGVVVEKHGMVAAGALVRQNTRIPCGEVWGGNPAKFLRKLTDEEIAFIAESAAKYSTLAKEHAAENAKPLESIEFMKVLRKKFAHQDEEDDSMLGVTREASPELAPSSATPAQ from the exons ATGGCGAAGGCGTTTTACGCGGTTGGGTTCTGGATCCGGGAGACCGGCCAGGCTCTCGACCGCCTTGGCTGCCGCCTCCAGGGCAACTACTTCTTCCACGAGCAGA TTTCAAGGCATCGCACACTTATGAACATCGTTGATAAAGGCCCTCATGTTCACAGGGAGGCATTTGTTGCTCCAAGTGCGTCCCTTACCGGTGATGTTCAAGTTGGACAAGGGTCTTCAATTTGGTATGGATGCGTTTTAAGAG GTGATGCGAATAATGTCCAAATTGGATCTGGGACCAATATACAGGACAATTCTGTTGTGCATGTGGCAAAATCTAATTTAAGTGGGAAAGTCTTTCCAACCATCATCGGTGACAATGTCACAGTAG GACATAGTGCTGTATTACAAGGATGCACTGTTGAGGATGAAGCTTTTGTTGGCATGGGGGCAACCCTGTTAGATGGCGTTGTTGTGGAAAAGCACGGGATGGTTGCTGCTGGAGCCCTTGTAAGACAGAACACAAGGATCCCTTGCGGAGAG GTATGGGGTGGAAACCCTGCAAAATTTCTGAGGAAACTCACAGATGAGGAGATCGCTTTTATTGCGGAATCGGCTGCCAAGTATTCCACCTTAGCTAAGGAACATGCTGCTGAGAACGCTAAGCCTTTGGAATCGATTGAGTTTATGAAGGTGTTGCGCAAGAAGTTTGCTCACCAGGACGAGGAAGACGATTCAATGCTTGGTGTCACTCGAGAGGCTTCTCCGGAGCTGGCGCCGTCCAGTGCTACTCCTGCCCAATAA
- the LOC127342581 gene encoding uncharacterized protein — MAMPSNLSSHLLCILLMVAASVAAAGAACAPARPGTEARQIPNPRQQLGPQRKLQHLPDPQPLPNPDPNPRPQPGPLPNPNPQPDPKPQPLPNPDPNPQPQPMPKPDPNPQPLPKPDPNPQPQSLPQPDPNPQPLPQPLPDPNPQPLPQPLPQPDPNPQPLPQPLPDPNLPSVPPPVIPSSNPQVLPLPDSNTPGRQSNTLQGSQPLGNGASRALYSCGAIYKHISFVGLLLYYFV, encoded by the coding sequence ATGGCGATGCCTAGCAACCTTTCCTCCCATCTCCTATGCATCCTCCTGATGGTTGCAGCTTCCGTGGCAGCGGCCGGTGCAGCATGCGCGCCGGCGAGGCCTGGCACTGAGGCGCGCCAGATCCCAAACCCACGGCAGCAGCTCGGCCCGCAACGAAAACTTCAGCACCTCCCGGACCCACAGCCACTACCGAACCCAGACCCAAACCCACGGCCACAGCCAGGGCCGCTGCCAAACCCGAACCCACAGCCTGATCCAAAGCCACAACCTTTGCCGAACCCGGACCCAAACCCGCAGCCGCAACCCATGCCCAAGCCAGACCCAAACCCACAGCCTCTGCCCAAGCCAGACCCAAACCCGCAGCCGCAGTCACTACCGCAGCCAGACCCAAACCCGCAGCCTCTCCCACAGCCACTGCCGGACCCAAACCCACAGCCTCTCCCACAGCCACTGCCGCAGCCGGACCCAAACCCACAGCCTCTCCCACAGCCACTGCCAGACCCAAACCTGCCGTCGGTGCCACCACCAGTGATCCCAAGCTCAAATCCGCAGGTACTACCATTGCCAGATTCAAACACGCCCGGGCGACAATCCAACACACTGCAGGGGTCACAACCGCTTGGAAATGGCGCATCGCGAGCTTTATATTCGTGTGGCGCAATCTACAAGCACATATCTTTCGTGGGTTTACTACTTTACTATTTCGTTTAG
- the LOC127342582 gene encoding rhomboid-like protein 14, mitochondrial, with translation MGISMSRDRYDARAGQTLPLLAFLMLLKYGPAGAARPPVTAALIAANALVYFRPGDLDALLPRLRQVTFNPHLIIKYGDLRRFFLSAFYHTNEAQFFMNMTSLLRTGAQLEASMGSSEFASMVVSLVGLSQGFTLLLSKGLLSLGNHVPYYHFSAGFSGVVLGMNVVLNARAGDVVCFGVAIPAKYVAWLELLLVQALNPEAHLVGNVGGILAGLAYLVLRRGTEPLDLMFSGIADIVSQPVRFAGRLLRSAAAHRPGRSVQGHVASLPRETGRSVQGHVASLPRESGQGMWGCTACSYDNSRCADVCEMCSTPHQDRGFSRRRHLQEGGNRELSVEELSVEEIRRRRLQRFEK, from the exons ATGGGGATCAGCATGAGCCGCGACCGGTACGATGCCCGCGCCGGCCAGACGCTGCCGCTGTTGGCATTCCTGATGCTGCTCAAGTATGGCCCCGCCGGCGCAGCCCGCCCGCCCGTAACGGCCGCGCTGATCGCCGCCAACGCGCTGGTCTACTTCCGCCCGGGCGACCTCGACGCGCTCCTACCCCGGCTCCGGCAAGTCACGTTCAACCCGCACCTCATCATCAAG TACGGCGACCTGAGGCGTTTCTTCCTATCAGCTTTCTACCACACGAATGAAGCTCAATTCTTCATGAACATGACATCTCTCTTGCGGACAGGCGCACAGCTTGAAGCATCCATGGGCAGTTCTGAGTTTGCTTCCATGGTGGTTTCCTTGGTTGGCCTTTCTCAGGGCTTCACACTGCTCTTGTCTAAAGGCTTACTCTCCCTCGGCAATCACGTGCCGTATTATCACTTTTCAGCTGGATTCTCTGGAGTGGTGCTTGGCATGAATGTTGTGCTGAATGCCCGGGCAGGCGATGTTGTCTGCTTTGGTGTGGCCATTCCTGCAAAGTATGTGGCATGGCTTGAACTACTACTCGTCCAGGCTTTGAATCCGGAGGCACACCTGGTTGGCAATGTCGGTGGGATTCTTGCCGGCCTGGCCTACCTTGTGCTGAGGCGCGGTACAGAACCGCTCGATCTTATGTTTTCAGGCATTGCAGACATTGTGAGTCAGCCAGTGCGATTTGCTGGGAGACTTCTAAGGTCGGCAGCAGCCCATCGTCCCGGGAGAAGTGTCCAGGGCCATGTTGCATCACTGCCAAGAGAGACTGGGAGAAGTGTCCAGGGCCATGTTGCATCACTGCCAAGAGAGAGTGGTCAAGGTATGTGGGGATGCACAGCCTGCTCTTACGACAACTCGCGTTGCGCAGATGTCTGTGAGATGTGCAGCACTCCGCACCAGGACCGTGGCTTTTCCCGCAGACGGCATCTCCAGGAAGGTGGAAACAGGGAGCTCTCAGTTGAGGAACTCTCAGTTGAGGAGATCCGTCGTAGAAGGCTCCAAAGGTTCGAAAAATGA